A window of Panthera leo isolate Ple1 chromosome D2, P.leo_Ple1_pat1.1, whole genome shotgun sequence contains these coding sequences:
- the KCNIP2 gene encoding Kv channel-interacting protein 2 isoform X4, translating to MNRCPRRCRSPLGQAARSLYQLVTGSLSPDSVEDEFELSTVCHRPEGLEQLQEQTKFTRKELQVLYRGFKNECPSGIVNEENFKQIYSQFFPQGDSSTYATFLFNAFDTNHDGSVSFEDFVAGLSVILRGTIDDRLNWAFNLYDLNKDGCITKEEMLDIMKSIYDMMGKYTYPALREEAPREHVESFFQKMDRNKDGVVTIEEFIESCQKTWRHGVSQWMP from the exons ATGAACCGATGCCCCCGCAGGTGCCGGAGCCCGTTGGGGCAAGCAGCACGATCCCTCTACCAGCTAGTGACTGGGTCGCTGTCGCCAG ACAGCGTGGAGGATGAGTTTGAATTGTCCACCGTGTGTCACCGGCCAGAGGGTCTGGAGCAGCTGCAGGAGCAAACCAAGTTCACACGCAAGGAGTTGCAGGTCCTGTACCGGGGGTTCAAGAAT GAATGTCCCAGCGGAATTGTCAACGAGGAGAACTTCAAGCAGATTTACTCTCAGTTCTTTCCTCAAGGAG ACTCCAGCACATATGCCACTTTCCTCTTCAATGCCTTTGACACCAACCATGATGGCTCTGTCAGTTTCGAG gaCTTCGTGGCTGGTTTGTCGGTGATTCTTCGGGGAACCATAGATGACAGGCTAAACTGGGCCTTCAATCTGTATGACCTCAACAAGGATGGCTGCATCACCAAGGAG GAAATGCTTGATATCATGAAATCCATCTATGATATGATGGGCAAGTATACGTATCCTGCGCTCCGAGAGGAGGCCCCAAGGGAGCATGTGGAGAGCTTCTTCCAG AAGATGGACAGGAACAAGGATGGCGTGGTGACCATTGAGGAATTCATTGAGTCCTGCCAGAAG ACTTGGAGGCATGGAGTGAGTCAGTGGATGCCTtag
- the KCNIP2 gene encoding Kv channel-interacting protein 2 isoform X6 codes for MRGQGRKESLSDSRDLDGSYDQLTGHPPGPTKKALKQRFLKLLPCCGPQALPSVSEIGRVFHFLGDSSLPSALAVPASLRPHRPRPLDPDSVEDEFELSTVCHRPEGLEQLQEQTKFTRKELQVLYRGFKNECPSGIVNEENFKQIYSQFFPQGDSSTYATFLFNAFDTNHDGSVSFEDFVAGLSVILRGTIDDRLNWAFNLYDLNKDGCITKEEMLDIMKSIYDMMGKYTYPALREEAPREHVESFFQKMDRNKDGVVTIEEFIESCQKDENIMRSMQLFDNVI; via the exons ATGCGGGGCCAGGGCCGCAAGGAGAGTTTGTCCGATTCCCGAGACCTGGACGGATCCTATGACCAGCTCACAG GCCACCCTCCAGGGCCCACTAAAAAAGCGCTGAAGCAGCGGTTCCTCAAGCTGCTGCCTTGCTGCGGGCCCCAAGCTCTGCCCTCAGTCAGTGAAA TTGGCCGGGTCTTCCACTTTCTCGGTGACAGTTCGCTCCCTTCAGCATTAGCAGTCCCAGCCTCCCTCCGCCCCCACAGACCCCGCCCGCTGGACCCAG ACAGCGTGGAGGATGAGTTTGAATTGTCCACCGTGTGTCACCGGCCAGAGGGTCTGGAGCAGCTGCAGGAGCAAACCAAGTTCACACGCAAGGAGTTGCAGGTCCTGTACCGGGGGTTCAAGAAT GAATGTCCCAGCGGAATTGTCAACGAGGAGAACTTCAAGCAGATTTACTCTCAGTTCTTTCCTCAAGGAG ACTCCAGCACATATGCCACTTTCCTCTTCAATGCCTTTGACACCAACCATGATGGCTCTGTCAGTTTCGAG gaCTTCGTGGCTGGTTTGTCGGTGATTCTTCGGGGAACCATAGATGACAGGCTAAACTGGGCCTTCAATCTGTATGACCTCAACAAGGATGGCTGCATCACCAAGGAG GAAATGCTTGATATCATGAAATCCATCTATGATATGATGGGCAAGTATACGTATCCTGCGCTCCGAGAGGAGGCCCCAAGGGAGCATGTGGAGAGCTTCTTCCAG AAGATGGACAGGAACAAGGATGGCGTGGTGACCATTGAGGAATTCATTGAGTCCTGCCAGAAG GACGAGAACATCATGAGGTCCATGCAACTCTTTGACAATGTCATCTAG
- the KCNIP2 gene encoding Kv channel-interacting protein 2 isoform X5, with protein MRGQGRKESLSDSRDLDGSYDQLTDSVEDEFELSTVCHRPEGLEQLQEQTKFTRKELQVLYRGFKNECPSGIVNEENFKQIYSQFFPQGDSSTYATFLFNAFDTNHDGSVSFEDFVAGLSVILRGTIDDRLNWAFNLYDLNKDGCITKEEMLDIMKSIYDMMGKYTYPALREEAPREHVESFFQKMDRNKDGVVTIEEFIESCQKDENIMRSMQLFDNVI; from the exons ATGCGGGGCCAGGGCCGCAAGGAGAGTTTGTCCGATTCCCGAGACCTGGACGGATCCTATGACCAGCTCACAG ACAGCGTGGAGGATGAGTTTGAATTGTCCACCGTGTGTCACCGGCCAGAGGGTCTGGAGCAGCTGCAGGAGCAAACCAAGTTCACACGCAAGGAGTTGCAGGTCCTGTACCGGGGGTTCAAGAAT GAATGTCCCAGCGGAATTGTCAACGAGGAGAACTTCAAGCAGATTTACTCTCAGTTCTTTCCTCAAGGAG ACTCCAGCACATATGCCACTTTCCTCTTCAATGCCTTTGACACCAACCATGATGGCTCTGTCAGTTTCGAG gaCTTCGTGGCTGGTTTGTCGGTGATTCTTCGGGGAACCATAGATGACAGGCTAAACTGGGCCTTCAATCTGTATGACCTCAACAAGGATGGCTGCATCACCAAGGAG GAAATGCTTGATATCATGAAATCCATCTATGATATGATGGGCAAGTATACGTATCCTGCGCTCCGAGAGGAGGCCCCAAGGGAGCATGTGGAGAGCTTCTTCCAG AAGATGGACAGGAACAAGGATGGCGTGGTGACCATTGAGGAATTCATTGAGTCCTGCCAGAAG GACGAGAACATCATGAGGTCCATGCAACTCTTTGACAATGTCATCTAG
- the KCNIP2 gene encoding Kv channel-interacting protein 2 isoform X2, which produces MNRCPRRCRSPLGQAARSLYQLVTGSLSPDSVEDEFELSTVCHRPEGLEQLQEQTKFTRKELQVLYRGFKNECPSGIVNEENFKQIYSQFFPQGDSSTYATFLFNAFDTNHDGSVSFEDFVAGLSVILRGTIDDRLNWAFNLYDLNKDGCITKEEMLDIMKSIYDMMGKYTYPALREEAPREHVESFFQKMDRNKDGVVTIEEFIESCQKDENIMRSMQLFDNVI; this is translated from the exons ATGAACCGATGCCCCCGCAGGTGCCGGAGCCCGTTGGGGCAAGCAGCACGATCCCTCTACCAGCTAGTGACTGGGTCGCTGTCGCCAG ACAGCGTGGAGGATGAGTTTGAATTGTCCACCGTGTGTCACCGGCCAGAGGGTCTGGAGCAGCTGCAGGAGCAAACCAAGTTCACACGCAAGGAGTTGCAGGTCCTGTACCGGGGGTTCAAGAAT GAATGTCCCAGCGGAATTGTCAACGAGGAGAACTTCAAGCAGATTTACTCTCAGTTCTTTCCTCAAGGAG ACTCCAGCACATATGCCACTTTCCTCTTCAATGCCTTTGACACCAACCATGATGGCTCTGTCAGTTTCGAG gaCTTCGTGGCTGGTTTGTCGGTGATTCTTCGGGGAACCATAGATGACAGGCTAAACTGGGCCTTCAATCTGTATGACCTCAACAAGGATGGCTGCATCACCAAGGAG GAAATGCTTGATATCATGAAATCCATCTATGATATGATGGGCAAGTATACGTATCCTGCGCTCCGAGAGGAGGCCCCAAGGGAGCATGTGGAGAGCTTCTTCCAG AAGATGGACAGGAACAAGGATGGCGTGGTGACCATTGAGGAATTCATTGAGTCCTGCCAGAAG GACGAGAACATCATGAGGTCCATGCAACTCTTTGACAATGTCATCTAG
- the KCNIP2 gene encoding Kv channel-interacting protein 2 isoform X7 has product MNLEGLEMVAVLVVLALFVKVLEQFGLFEPVSLEDSVEDEFELSTVCHRPEGLEQLQEQTKFTRKELQVLYRGFKNECPSGIVNEENFKQIYSQFFPQGDSSTYATFLFNAFDTNHDGSVSFEDFVAGLSVILRGTIDDRLNWAFNLYDLNKDGCITKEEMLDIMKSIYDMMGKYTYPALREEAPREHVESFFQKMDRNKDGVVTIEEFIESCQKDENIMRSMQLFDNVI; this is encoded by the exons ATGAACCTGGAAGGGCTGGAGATGGTTGCTGTGCTCGTGGTCCTCGCTCTGTTTGTCAAGGTCCTGGAGCAGTTTGGCCTTTTCGAGCCTGTCTCCTTGGAAG ACAGCGTGGAGGATGAGTTTGAATTGTCCACCGTGTGTCACCGGCCAGAGGGTCTGGAGCAGCTGCAGGAGCAAACCAAGTTCACACGCAAGGAGTTGCAGGTCCTGTACCGGGGGTTCAAGAAT GAATGTCCCAGCGGAATTGTCAACGAGGAGAACTTCAAGCAGATTTACTCTCAGTTCTTTCCTCAAGGAG ACTCCAGCACATATGCCACTTTCCTCTTCAATGCCTTTGACACCAACCATGATGGCTCTGTCAGTTTCGAG gaCTTCGTGGCTGGTTTGTCGGTGATTCTTCGGGGAACCATAGATGACAGGCTAAACTGGGCCTTCAATCTGTATGACCTCAACAAGGATGGCTGCATCACCAAGGAG GAAATGCTTGATATCATGAAATCCATCTATGATATGATGGGCAAGTATACGTATCCTGCGCTCCGAGAGGAGGCCCCAAGGGAGCATGTGGAGAGCTTCTTCCAG AAGATGGACAGGAACAAGGATGGCGTGGTGACCATTGAGGAATTCATTGAGTCCTGCCAGAAG GACGAGAACATCATGAGGTCCATGCAACTCTTTGACAATGTCATCTAG
- the KCNIP2 gene encoding Kv channel-interacting protein 2 isoform X1, which translates to MNRCPRRCRSPLGQAARSLYQLVTGSLSPDSVEDEFELSTVCHRPEGLEQLQEQTKFTRKELQVLYRGFKNECPSGIVNEENFKQIYSQFFPQGDSSTYATFLFNAFDTNHDGSVSFEDFVAGLSVILRGTIDDRLNWAFNLYDLNKDGCITKEEMLDIMKSIYDMMGKYTYPALREEAPREHVESFFQKMDRNKDGVVTIEEFIESCQKVQVPALHTSLVWTQGPIQ; encoded by the exons ATGAACCGATGCCCCCGCAGGTGCCGGAGCCCGTTGGGGCAAGCAGCACGATCCCTCTACCAGCTAGTGACTGGGTCGCTGTCGCCAG ACAGCGTGGAGGATGAGTTTGAATTGTCCACCGTGTGTCACCGGCCAGAGGGTCTGGAGCAGCTGCAGGAGCAAACCAAGTTCACACGCAAGGAGTTGCAGGTCCTGTACCGGGGGTTCAAGAAT GAATGTCCCAGCGGAATTGTCAACGAGGAGAACTTCAAGCAGATTTACTCTCAGTTCTTTCCTCAAGGAG ACTCCAGCACATATGCCACTTTCCTCTTCAATGCCTTTGACACCAACCATGATGGCTCTGTCAGTTTCGAG gaCTTCGTGGCTGGTTTGTCGGTGATTCTTCGGGGAACCATAGATGACAGGCTAAACTGGGCCTTCAATCTGTATGACCTCAACAAGGATGGCTGCATCACCAAGGAG GAAATGCTTGATATCATGAAATCCATCTATGATATGATGGGCAAGTATACGTATCCTGCGCTCCGAGAGGAGGCCCCAAGGGAGCATGTGGAGAGCTTCTTCCAG AAGATGGACAGGAACAAGGATGGCGTGGTGACCATTGAGGAATTCATTGAGTCCTGCCAGAAGGTACAAGTCCCTGCGCTCCATACTTCCCTGGTCTGGACTCAGGGTCCGATTCAGTGA
- the KCNIP2 gene encoding Kv channel-interacting protein 2 isoform X3, whose protein sequence is MRGQGRKESLSDSRDLDGSYDQLTDSVEDEFELSTVCHRPEGLEQLQEQTKFTRKELQVLYRGFKNECPSGIVNEENFKQIYSQFFPQGDSSTYATFLFNAFDTNHDGSVSFEDFVAGLSVILRGTIDDRLNWAFNLYDLNKDGCITKEEMLDIMKSIYDMMGKYTYPALREEAPREHVESFFQKMDRNKDGVVTIEEFIESCQKVQVPALHTSLVWTQGPIQ, encoded by the exons ATGCGGGGCCAGGGCCGCAAGGAGAGTTTGTCCGATTCCCGAGACCTGGACGGATCCTATGACCAGCTCACAG ACAGCGTGGAGGATGAGTTTGAATTGTCCACCGTGTGTCACCGGCCAGAGGGTCTGGAGCAGCTGCAGGAGCAAACCAAGTTCACACGCAAGGAGTTGCAGGTCCTGTACCGGGGGTTCAAGAAT GAATGTCCCAGCGGAATTGTCAACGAGGAGAACTTCAAGCAGATTTACTCTCAGTTCTTTCCTCAAGGAG ACTCCAGCACATATGCCACTTTCCTCTTCAATGCCTTTGACACCAACCATGATGGCTCTGTCAGTTTCGAG gaCTTCGTGGCTGGTTTGTCGGTGATTCTTCGGGGAACCATAGATGACAGGCTAAACTGGGCCTTCAATCTGTATGACCTCAACAAGGATGGCTGCATCACCAAGGAG GAAATGCTTGATATCATGAAATCCATCTATGATATGATGGGCAAGTATACGTATCCTGCGCTCCGAGAGGAGGCCCCAAGGGAGCATGTGGAGAGCTTCTTCCAG AAGATGGACAGGAACAAGGATGGCGTGGTGACCATTGAGGAATTCATTGAGTCCTGCCAGAAGGTACAAGTCCCTGCGCTCCATACTTCCCTGGTCTGGACTCAGGGTCCGATTCAGTGA